From Novipirellula artificiosorum, the proteins below share one genomic window:
- a CDS encoding 4Fe-4S binding protein yields MVSARCSVGAIVSGWHRVRSGGQAFAAAPRSFSVLLIPFACLAFATMANAADVIPVPEFTDHEVPISMPAAGDHSGWEWLNVGLLVVALSLASYFALVNRSRRGLFLLAVASLAWFGFIRGGCICPIGATQNVTLAIFDGTYAIPWTVVAIFVLPLVYTLFFGRTFCSSVCPLGAIQEIVAVRPVRVPSWVDHTLGLVPYLYLGLAVLYAATGTAFIICRYDPFVSMFRLSGNVNMLVFGGALLVLGVFVGRPYCRYLCPYGAILGVLSKGSKWHAKIAPEKCITCHLCENSCPYGAISAPSSPPPKSERAAARRQLAQMIVLAPVLILLGLFVGRLLATPLSKLDPDVRLAERIILEDSGDVEDTTDASDAFRNTGQPKAELFASALSIQQRFKTLGMLIGGWFGFVIAVKLISLSLKRKRTDYQPDPSRCVSCARCYWYCPGEQVRLGIIGDVSELVELNVEKPTALETTP; encoded by the coding sequence ATGGTTAGTGCTCGATGCTCGGTTGGGGCGATCGTAAGTGGCTGGCATCGCGTGCGCAGCGGTGGCCAGGCATTTGCCGCCGCACCACGATCCTTCTCGGTGCTGCTGATCCCTTTTGCGTGCTTGGCGTTTGCCACGATGGCAAACGCCGCCGACGTGATTCCCGTTCCTGAGTTCACGGATCACGAAGTTCCCATTTCAATGCCGGCGGCTGGCGACCATTCGGGCTGGGAATGGCTGAATGTCGGGTTGCTCGTCGTTGCGTTATCGCTGGCGTCCTATTTCGCTCTCGTCAACCGATCTCGGCGTGGCTTGTTTTTGCTTGCGGTCGCCTCGTTAGCATGGTTTGGATTCATTCGTGGTGGTTGCATTTGCCCGATTGGTGCGACACAGAACGTAACGCTGGCGATCTTTGATGGTACCTACGCTATCCCCTGGACGGTCGTCGCCATCTTTGTCTTGCCGTTGGTCTACACCTTGTTTTTCGGCAGAACCTTTTGCTCTTCGGTCTGTCCGTTGGGTGCGATTCAAGAGATCGTTGCGGTTCGTCCGGTCCGAGTTCCGTCGTGGGTTGACCACACACTTGGGCTGGTTCCTTACCTCTACCTTGGCCTCGCTGTCCTATACGCCGCGACAGGAACGGCATTCATCATTTGCCGCTATGATCCCTTTGTTTCGATGTTTCGGCTTAGCGGCAATGTGAACATGTTGGTCTTTGGCGGCGCCTTGTTGGTGCTGGGTGTTTTTGTCGGCCGCCCCTACTGCCGGTACTTGTGTCCTTATGGTGCCATTTTGGGAGTCTTGTCGAAAGGGTCGAAGTGGCATGCGAAGATCGCACCTGAGAAATGCATCACATGCCATTTATGTGAAAACAGCTGTCCCTACGGTGCGATCTCGGCACCGTCGTCTCCACCGCCCAAGTCCGAACGTGCTGCGGCACGGCGTCAATTAGCCCAAATGATCGTTCTAGCTCCCGTTCTGATCCTGCTCGGCTTGTTCGTCGGTCGGCTGCTAGCGACGCCCTTGTCGAAATTGGATCCTGACGTGCGGCTTGCCGAGCGGATTATTCTGGAAGACTCTGGCGATGTCGAAGACACGACCGACGCCAGTGATGCCTTCCGCAACACGGGGCAACCCAAGGCAGAGCTATTCGCATCCGCCCTTTCGATTCAGCAGCGATTCAAGACGTTGGGAATGTTGATTGGCGGTTGGTTCGGCTTCGTCATCGCGGTCAAATTGATCTCGCTGTCGCTCAAACGCAAGCGAACCGACTACCAACCCGATCCTTCGCGATGTGTGTCGTGCGCGCGATGTTACTGGTATTGTCCCGGTGAACAGGTTCGATTGGGCATTATTGGTGATGTGTCGGAGTTGGTGGAGTTGAACGTAGAGAAGCCGACCGCGTTGGAGACAACACCATGA
- a CDS encoding NHL repeat-containing protein, producing the protein MTDKTQAPHDESPVQRPTGMGSIIVWTLAIAVAFGALVAVLQVDNWGNNGNGLSPRFGIDTAKLTEVDPALIAYVETQSIPLQMDVVHAIATDRDNRLLVAGDSVVQVLSAEGELVKSIPLASEPTCIAVAAEDHPYEGRIFVGTGNRIELFDDNGDSVGSLTDGLDEKTALTSIAVFENSVFAADAGNRVVLHWDAEGKQIGVIGTPAPDRGIIGFVVPSAHFDIVASDDGLLRVANPGARRVETYTANGDLLGHWGTASASIEGFFGCCNPAAIAMLADGRFVTAEKGIPRVKVYDAEGVLDSVVATPQMFSKGMTNTIEIRDDHSLQVLDVATDREDRILILDPNRREIRIFERTTASDANHE; encoded by the coding sequence ATGACAGACAAAACACAAGCCCCTCACGACGAATCGCCGGTGCAACGCCCCACAGGGATGGGGTCGATTATCGTTTGGACGCTTGCGATTGCCGTTGCATTTGGCGCTTTGGTTGCGGTGCTCCAAGTCGACAATTGGGGCAACAACGGCAACGGCTTGTCACCGCGATTCGGAATCGATACGGCCAAGTTGACAGAGGTGGATCCGGCCTTGATCGCCTATGTCGAAACCCAATCGATCCCACTACAAATGGATGTTGTCCACGCCATCGCCACCGATCGGGACAACCGACTATTGGTGGCTGGCGACTCCGTTGTTCAAGTGCTTAGTGCGGAGGGAGAGCTCGTCAAGTCGATTCCGTTGGCGAGCGAACCGACTTGCATTGCCGTTGCCGCCGAGGACCACCCGTATGAAGGACGGATCTTCGTGGGCACGGGCAATCGGATCGAACTTTTTGACGACAATGGCGACTCGGTCGGTAGCCTGACCGACGGTCTAGACGAAAAGACGGCGTTGACGTCGATCGCAGTATTCGAGAATAGTGTGTTTGCTGCCGATGCGGGAAATCGCGTGGTGCTGCATTGGGACGCCGAGGGAAAACAGATCGGTGTGATTGGTACACCTGCGCCCGATCGAGGCATCATCGGATTCGTCGTTCCGAGTGCCCATTTTGACATTGTGGCCTCGGACGATGGTTTGCTGCGAGTGGCCAATCCCGGGGCGCGACGAGTCGAAACGTATACCGCCAACGGGGATTTGCTGGGACATTGGGGAACCGCGTCGGCCAGCATCGAAGGCTTTTTTGGCTGTTGTAATCCGGCCGCCATCGCGATGCTGGCGGATGGTCGTTTTGTGACGGCTGAGAAAGGAATCCCGCGAGTGAAGGTCTATGATGCGGAGGGAGTCCTTGACTCAGTAGTCGCAACGCCCCAGATGTTTTCCAAGGGCATGACCAATACGATTGAAATACGCGACGACCACAGTTTGCAAGTCTTGGATGTTGCAACCGATCGAGAGGATCGCATTTTGATCTTGGATCCAAACCGACGAGAGATTCGGATTTTTGAACGAACGACTGCATCGGACGCGAACCATGAATAA
- a CDS encoding outer membrane protein assembly factor BamB family protein: MITARDRYHLAFRGAVVCGLFAAVVAVMLLADYSRRTADDPLTTTQYAEMRQQLRLDPTNESLQQSFRQLDLELRESYFNSRRFAAWGSWLLLASASLAIGLGKGAAALRRRLPNPKLVANEVRTHSEEVDHRIGRYAVAAFGAAGFLVAIGFFVGIRSDLAPDVIEVTEVVSADSADQPKIDEELPDEPTLAKLPAGFPTEEELQANWPRFRGPHGLGIASDSEVLTQWDVETGEGILWKTEVPLAGNNSPTLWGDHVFMSGATEDKREVMCFNASSGELLWQSELPGTAESTAEVPKVMQATGLAAPTTATDGRRVYAIFANGDVGAFDFEGVLRWSRSLGIPKNTYGHASSLTTFEDLLIVQFDQGSESEKLSRLLALSTETGETVWETPRDEIPNSWPTPIVVQIGDAPQLLTCGSPFAIAYSPREGKEIWRADCLYGDVGPSPTYVDGIVITANEVPGVTAIKADGQGDVTETHLLWDGYIGVPDLCSPLATEQFVLLVTSDGLLTCYDIKEGLDPLWEHEMDASFSSSPTMIGNLVFLIDIDGKVFIVEPTAEACREVAENELGEACVTSPAIKDGKMYIRGETHLFCIGRQKETK, encoded by the coding sequence ATGATCACAGCTCGAGATCGATACCATTTGGCGTTTCGTGGCGCCGTCGTCTGCGGTTTGTTTGCTGCGGTTGTCGCGGTGATGTTGTTGGCGGACTACAGCCGACGAACGGCCGATGATCCCTTGACGACCACTCAATACGCGGAGATGCGTCAGCAGTTGCGACTCGATCCCACAAACGAGTCCTTGCAGCAATCGTTTCGCCAACTCGATCTGGAACTTCGTGAGAGCTATTTCAACAGTCGTCGTTTCGCAGCTTGGGGAAGTTGGTTGTTGCTGGCAAGTGCGTCGTTGGCAATTGGGCTTGGTAAAGGGGCTGCCGCACTTCGACGCCGTCTGCCGAACCCGAAACTGGTTGCCAATGAGGTTCGCACACACAGTGAAGAGGTTGACCATCGAATTGGACGATATGCCGTCGCCGCGTTTGGGGCGGCCGGGTTCCTTGTGGCCATTGGATTCTTCGTTGGGATTCGCAGCGACTTAGCGCCAGACGTCATCGAAGTGACCGAAGTTGTATCCGCCGATTCGGCGGACCAACCCAAGATCGATGAGGAATTGCCGGACGAACCGACGCTTGCCAAGTTGCCGGCTGGGTTCCCCACCGAAGAAGAGCTTCAAGCTAACTGGCCCCGTTTTCGCGGACCTCATGGACTCGGGATCGCTTCGGACTCGGAGGTCTTGACGCAATGGGACGTTGAGACGGGAGAAGGCATTCTCTGGAAAACCGAAGTGCCGCTGGCTGGAAACAATTCGCCGACCCTTTGGGGTGACCATGTTTTTATGTCGGGGGCCACGGAAGACAAACGCGAAGTGATGTGTTTTAACGCGTCGTCGGGTGAGTTGTTGTGGCAAAGTGAATTACCAGGCACGGCGGAAAGCACCGCGGAGGTGCCGAAGGTGATGCAGGCAACCGGGTTGGCGGCACCAACCACGGCGACCGATGGCCGACGAGTCTACGCGATTTTTGCCAATGGCGATGTCGGAGCGTTTGACTTCGAAGGCGTACTTCGATGGTCGCGCAGTTTGGGGATCCCGAAGAACACGTACGGGCATGCCTCCTCGCTAACAACGTTTGAAGACTTGCTGATTGTGCAATTCGACCAGGGCAGCGAAAGTGAAAAGTTGTCGCGGCTGCTAGCCTTAAGCACCGAAACGGGCGAAACCGTCTGGGAAACGCCCCGTGACGAAATCCCAAATTCTTGGCCAACCCCGATTGTCGTGCAAATTGGCGATGCACCCCAACTGCTGACGTGTGGTTCACCGTTTGCGATCGCCTATTCGCCTCGCGAGGGAAAAGAAATTTGGCGAGCCGATTGTTTGTATGGTGATGTAGGACCGTCTCCAACCTATGTCGACGGGATCGTGATCACCGCCAACGAGGTTCCCGGAGTCACGGCCATCAAAGCGGACGGGCAAGGCGATGTCACGGAAACGCACCTTTTGTGGGACGGCTACATCGGCGTCCCCGATCTCTGCAGCCCGCTGGCGACCGAACAGTTTGTGTTGTTGGTAACGTCGGACGGTTTGCTTACCTGCTATGACATCAAGGAGGGGCTCGATCCTCTCTGGGAACACGAGATGGATGCGTCGTTCTCTTCGTCCCCGACGATGATTGGGAACTTGGTGTTTTTAATTGACATCGATGGTAAGGTGTTCATCGTTGAGCCGACGGCGGAAGCATGTCGCGAGGTTGCCGAGAACGAGCTGGGCGAAGCATGCGTGACCAGCCCGGCGATCAAAGACGGAAAGATGTATATTCGAGGCGAGACCCATTTGTTTTGTATTGGGCGGCAAAAAGAGACGAAATGA
- a CDS encoding 4Fe-4S binding protein: MPLEEKQQDRREFITDAVRTTGVVAVVGSGGFLAGRRTEGEPMVWQLDPDKCTACGNCATYCVLDVSAVKCFNAFDMCGFCDICTGYFEMDYKSLDTAAENQACPTGAILREFVEEKSGQRYYEYTIDEPLCIGCGKCVEGCALMNGSLYLQVEHDRCLDCNECAIATACPTEAFYRVPASQAEILKRRAATVLNARGKQMERVAGDDESKRREADALLARTAKQRDWREKQALEDANRRPSDG; encoded by the coding sequence ATGCCGTTGGAAGAAAAACAACAAGATCGACGCGAGTTCATCACCGATGCCGTCCGCACCACGGGTGTGGTTGCCGTCGTTGGCAGCGGAGGATTTTTGGCGGGTCGCCGAACAGAAGGCGAGCCGATGGTGTGGCAGCTTGATCCCGACAAGTGTACTGCCTGCGGCAATTGCGCAACCTACTGTGTGCTCGATGTTTCCGCGGTCAAGTGTTTCAACGCCTTTGACATGTGCGGTTTCTGTGATATCTGCACGGGGTATTTTGAGATGGACTACAAGTCGCTCGATACCGCGGCCGAGAACCAAGCCTGTCCAACGGGTGCGATCCTTCGCGAGTTCGTTGAAGAGAAATCGGGTCAACGGTATTACGAATACACGATTGACGAACCCTTGTGCATCGGTTGTGGCAAGTGTGTGGAAGGGTGCGCGTTGATGAATGGGTCGCTCTACTTGCAGGTTGAACACGACCGATGTCTTGATTGCAATGAATGTGCGATCGCAACCGCTTGTCCGACGGAAGCCTTCTATCGGGTACCGGCCAGCCAAGCTGAGATTTTGAAACGGCGTGCTGCGACTGTCCTGAATGCTCGAGGCAAGCAAATGGAACGAGTCGCAGGTGATGACGAATCGAAACGTCGTGAAGCGGACGCACTGTTGGCACGTACCGCGAAACAACGCGATTGGCGTGAAAAGCAAGCTTTGGAAGACGCCAACCGGAGGCCATCGGATGGTTAG
- a CDS encoding sensor histidine kinase, producing MFAKPSSSDRGSVVRLALLLIILLAVPSIGVLWFVSVAMNNEQLASRQRMADAYRLHLRGATRILTDHWQAKTREIQQRRQELTPAALFAEVASGGFADALLAYNPEGRLLYPNELTRDEGVDKSDARWSEAESLEFQTLDLPAAIAIYRDLASENESEAAKRQASLALARCLFRNGEHAEACEIILGVPQDTAVARDLANHEMLALEFLGDTKSNAGEKILLRLEQRLRNYNDLTLSSAQRVFLMNRLTELLGKETQFPTFATERTAASFVAAQPVPTIVPLFLRTPLADIWQLGTPDGKTLLLFGRDRIVSESETLLSSTASLDAATIRLLAPDQNADPDEYLAVTAGDVFPGWRLSLSLNDKSEIERAATRRNTITLWTGLMVILATCALMLLIARTVQHQMQLARLKNDLVGTVSHELKTPLASMRLLVDTLLDAESFDENLTREYLQLIGKENERLCRVMDNFLAFSRMDRRMHTFTFVPCDVRKLILRSVEAAGDRFHAADCQLDVRVDDDLPTLNADTDAIVTAILNLLENAYKYSDPVRQIQIHASEQAGRIRIAVADNGIGLSRRTAAKVCQRFYQVDRSLARKGQGCGLGLSIVQFIVSAHHGRLQIDSLPGSGSTFTILLPVAEASQGREIAP from the coding sequence ATGTTTGCCAAACCTTCGAGCAGCGATCGCGGCTCCGTCGTGCGTCTTGCGTTGTTGCTGATTATCCTTCTCGCGGTTCCTTCCATCGGCGTTCTTTGGTTCGTCAGCGTGGCAATGAACAACGAGCAATTGGCTTCACGTCAGCGGATGGCGGACGCCTATCGTTTGCATCTGCGCGGCGCGACCCGGATCCTGACGGATCATTGGCAAGCCAAGACGCGAGAAATTCAGCAGAGACGCCAGGAATTGACGCCAGCCGCCCTATTTGCCGAGGTGGCGTCCGGTGGATTCGCAGATGCTTTGCTGGCATACAATCCCGAGGGACGATTGCTCTACCCCAACGAATTGACTCGCGATGAAGGAGTCGACAAGAGTGACGCACGTTGGAGCGAGGCAGAGTCGCTCGAGTTCCAAACGCTTGATCTGCCAGCAGCGATCGCGATCTATCGCGACTTGGCCTCCGAAAATGAATCGGAAGCCGCCAAGAGACAAGCCTCCCTTGCATTGGCTCGGTGCTTGTTTCGCAACGGAGAGCACGCGGAAGCATGCGAAATCATACTTGGGGTGCCGCAAGATACGGCCGTTGCACGCGACCTCGCCAACCACGAGATGTTGGCGTTGGAATTTCTTGGCGATACGAAAAGCAACGCTGGCGAGAAGATTTTGCTGCGTTTGGAGCAGCGGCTACGCAACTACAACGACTTGACGCTCTCGTCGGCTCAGCGCGTGTTCCTGATGAACCGACTGACTGAATTACTTGGGAAGGAAACGCAATTCCCAACCTTTGCGACTGAGCGAACGGCAGCGTCCTTCGTTGCTGCGCAGCCTGTGCCAACCATCGTTCCGTTGTTTCTTCGCACACCGCTCGCCGACATCTGGCAACTGGGTACACCGGACGGAAAGACGCTACTCTTGTTCGGTAGGGATCGAATTGTCAGTGAATCGGAAACGCTCTTGAGCTCCACCGCCTCGCTTGATGCCGCAACCATTCGACTGCTTGCCCCCGACCAGAATGCGGATCCGGATGAATACCTGGCCGTTACCGCCGGCGACGTTTTTCCCGGATGGCGGTTGTCACTTTCGCTCAATGACAAGAGTGAAATCGAACGTGCAGCGACGAGACGCAATACCATCACCCTCTGGACGGGATTGATGGTCATCTTGGCGACCTGTGCCCTGATGCTGCTGATTGCGAGGACGGTTCAACATCAGATGCAGCTTGCCAGACTAAAAAACGACTTGGTGGGGACCGTTTCGCATGAACTGAAAACGCCACTCGCTTCGATGCGTCTGCTGGTCGACACGCTGCTCGATGCAGAGTCGTTTGACGAGAACCTGACTCGGGAATACTTGCAGTTGATTGGAAAAGAAAACGAAAGACTGTGCCGTGTGATGGACAACTTCCTGGCGTTTTCACGCATGGATCGTCGGATGCATACCTTCACGTTCGTCCCTTGCGATGTGCGGAAGCTGATCCTGCGAAGTGTCGAGGCAGCAGGAGATCGGTTTCATGCGGCGGATTGTCAGTTGGACGTCCGTGTTGATGACGACTTGCCAACGCTCAATGCCGATACGGATGCAATCGTGACCGCGATTTTGAACCTGCTCGAGAACGCCTACAAGTATTCGGATCCCGTGCGGCAGATTCAGATTCATGCGTCTGAGCAAGCAGGAAGAATCCGCATCGCCGTCGCCGACAATGGGATTGGCCTCTCACGGCGCACCGCGGCGAAGGTTTGCCAGCGATTTTATCAAGTGGATCGAAGCTTGGCACGCAAGGGGCAGGGTTGTGGTTTAGGGTTGAGCATCGTTCAGTTTATTGTGTCGGCTCATCACGGTCGACTTCAAATCGACAGTTTGCCGGGTAGCGGAAGTACGTTTACCATCCTGTTACCAGTAGCTGAGGCAAGCCAAGGAAGGGAGATTGCCCCATGA
- a CDS encoding response regulator transcription factor — protein MTTSKVLIIEDDATLLRGLSDNLRCQGYDVCTATEGKQGLEAALSLNPDLILLDIMLPGINGYQICDELRRRKLTCTIIMLTAKGQEEDIVRGLELGADDYVTKPFSIRELLARVKAFLRRQNAEAISEYHFGDLHLDLLSHKLSRRGQEVKLTAKEYRLLEFFVQRRSRALTRNEILNHVWGRSVIVTGRSVDRCVTTLRQKIEDDVRNPTFIRTIRDVGYRFEKPQDATNHP, from the coding sequence ATGACGACTTCCAAAGTTTTGATCATCGAAGACGACGCGACGCTGCTACGAGGGCTCAGCGACAACCTTCGCTGCCAGGGCTACGACGTTTGTACGGCGACCGAGGGAAAACAGGGACTGGAAGCCGCCTTGTCCCTCAACCCGGATTTGATCTTGCTTGACATTATGTTGCCAGGGATCAATGGCTATCAGATCTGTGATGAATTGCGAAGACGCAAACTCACTTGCACCATCATCATGCTGACGGCGAAAGGACAAGAGGAAGACATTGTGCGCGGTCTGGAGCTTGGGGCAGATGACTATGTGACCAAGCCGTTCAGCATTCGGGAATTGTTGGCGCGAGTGAAAGCATTCTTACGTCGACAAAATGCAGAAGCCATTAGCGAATACCACTTCGGTGATCTCCATCTCGACCTCCTCTCGCATAAGCTGAGTCGAAGGGGACAAGAAGTGAAGTTAACGGCAAAGGAATACCGTCTATTGGAGTTTTTTGTGCAACGGCGATCCCGAGCCCTGACTCGCAACGAGATCCTCAACCATGTTTGGGGACGGTCTGTGATCGTGACCGGTCGCAGTGTGGACCGCTGTGTCACGACACTGCGTCAAAAGATCGAAGACGATGTTCGGAATCCAACGTTCATTCGGACGATTCGCGACGTCGGCTATCGGTTTGAAAAACCACAAGACGCCACGAATCATCCCTAA
- a CDS encoding DUF3108 domain-containing protein has protein sequence MKRHTIRLAAAVFTALTVNFTAGPPTHAQTASERLEKGIYTEETVGNLDEAIKIYRSIVADAKETEALGAKAQYRLASCLSKKGDQAGAVAAYEALIKNYPNQKELVSKAREQLPAKLELGEAPWNDGEQLTLTMKLAGGQPIGLVGLSVKSENLDGKPVWGMSIRRLIAGGQNQGISHVVVDQVTNRPLTSVWQHTLLGSFEGKYSDDQLTITNLDSEDPAKVVELDQVAYDNDQWFYAMRQLPLAVGYKGTLSTRVVMSGGAQVDIGITVPSKETVETPVGSFECFKLEMSIGQTFWFADVPEKYLVKFEAGGVEAVLSNIGDSEPTTVKNTALGFSFAVPVDWFGMDLPSDVPTASTAVVLAGPGLSNGMLRVLVKSKLTDEEQASPRAWMESKLKESKTTFKNLEPDDTGITETTLGQMPAATLGLSYLNGKRKVLSQNVVTFQDEKGVALYIEMPEDDADDLKATLMSIADSIQVK, from the coding sequence ATGAAACGACACACGATTCGACTTGCTGCAGCTGTTTTCACGGCTCTGACTGTGAACTTTACTGCTGGCCCACCCACCCATGCACAAACCGCTTCGGAGAGACTTGAAAAGGGGATCTATACCGAAGAAACCGTGGGTAACCTGGATGAAGCCATCAAGATCTATCGCTCGATTGTCGCCGATGCCAAAGAGACCGAGGCATTGGGGGCAAAGGCTCAATACCGACTGGCAAGCTGCCTGTCAAAAAAGGGAGATCAGGCAGGAGCGGTTGCCGCCTATGAAGCTCTGATTAAGAACTACCCCAATCAAAAGGAACTGGTTTCCAAGGCACGAGAACAGTTACCTGCGAAATTGGAGCTTGGAGAAGCGCCGTGGAACGATGGCGAGCAATTGACGTTGACCATGAAACTCGCAGGCGGCCAACCCATCGGATTAGTGGGGTTGAGCGTGAAATCCGAGAATCTGGATGGAAAGCCAGTTTGGGGAATGTCGATCCGACGTTTGATTGCCGGTGGTCAAAACCAAGGCATCAGTCATGTCGTTGTTGACCAAGTCACGAATCGACCGCTGACCAGTGTTTGGCAGCATACGTTGCTCGGCTCGTTTGAAGGGAAGTACAGCGATGACCAACTGACGATCACCAACCTCGACAGCGAAGATCCCGCAAAGGTCGTTGAACTTGACCAAGTCGCGTATGACAATGACCAGTGGTTTTACGCGATGCGGCAATTGCCGCTGGCGGTTGGCTACAAAGGAACGTTATCGACGCGAGTGGTGATGTCGGGTGGTGCTCAGGTGGACATTGGAATCACCGTGCCAAGCAAAGAAACCGTGGAAACACCCGTCGGAAGCTTCGAGTGCTTCAAGTTGGAAATGAGCATTGGCCAAACATTTTGGTTTGCGGATGTGCCTGAAAAGTATTTGGTCAAATTTGAGGCTGGCGGTGTGGAAGCGGTCCTTAGCAACATCGGCGACTCGGAGCCGACAACGGTCAAGAACACTGCTCTTGGTTTCTCTTTTGCCGTGCCGGTCGATTGGTTTGGGATGGACTTGCCATCCGACGTTCCAACTGCATCGACTGCGGTGGTTTTGGCTGGCCCCGGATTATCCAATGGGATGTTGAGAGTGTTGGTGAAATCCAAGTTGACGGACGAAGAGCAAGCGTCACCACGTGCGTGGATGGAAAGTAAGCTGAAGGAGAGTAAAACGACTTTTAAGAATCTAGAACCAGACGACACGGGGATCACCGAGACCACGCTCGGCCAAATGCCTGCTGCGACGCTCGGATTGAGCTACCTCAATGGAAAACGAAAAGTCTTGAGTCAAAACGTGGTCACATTCCAGGACGAAAAAGGAGTCGCGTTGTACATCGAGATGCCTGAAGACGACGCGGATGACTTGAAGGCAACGTTGATGAGTATCGCCGATTCGATCCAAGTGAAGTAG
- a CDS encoding outer membrane protein assembly factor BamB family protein: MKQTHLTVIFPASLAVIGIVLLVLWTALAPTSQFARRKPGLDGTPETAANTDNRDLVAGEPTMGPGQPAPIEGAWSGFRGPNRDAIATDKTPLARRHAPEGPPVLWQIDVEEGYAAPAIRDGRVYLLDYDAENELDVLRCLSLSDGREIWRNSYPAQIAPNHGMTRTVPAIEGDSVVTIGPRCHVACWDADTGACRWLFSMVQRYGSEERQWYTGQCPLIDQGRVILAPCGKEALMVALDLQTGDEIWRSPNPRAWRMSHCSIMPIEFTAEDEASSERMYVYCGTGGTVGVSANEGKLLWDETSWDEHFATSPSPLGLPKNKIFLCSGYDSIGAMYLHLEKSGDTMVAKPGPELDRKQFNSEQQTPMLYEGHLFGIRKHRGGQFVCMDLDGNEVWNSGQDKFGNGPYMIADELILMLSDEGRLVAAEATAEAYKPLWEMEVFDHGNEAWGPMAIASGRLIVRDLTKMACLDLRRDPP; encoded by the coding sequence ATGAAACAAACTCACCTGACCGTGATCTTCCCTGCCTCACTCGCGGTCATTGGCATCGTTCTTCTGGTGCTTTGGACGGCACTGGCCCCCACAAGCCAGTTCGCTCGACGGAAACCTGGATTGGACGGTACGCCTGAAACGGCAGCGAACACGGACAACCGCGACCTTGTTGCGGGTGAGCCGACGATGGGTCCTGGGCAACCTGCACCGATCGAGGGTGCGTGGTCAGGGTTTCGTGGACCCAATCGCGACGCGATTGCGACCGACAAAACACCTTTAGCGCGTCGCCACGCCCCCGAGGGACCTCCCGTTTTGTGGCAGATCGACGTCGAAGAAGGCTATGCGGCGCCAGCGATTCGTGATGGGCGCGTTTATTTGCTCGATTACGATGCCGAAAACGAACTTGATGTCTTACGCTGCTTGTCGCTTTCGGATGGGCGTGAGATATGGCGCAATAGCTACCCGGCACAGATTGCTCCAAATCATGGTATGACACGGACCGTCCCTGCGATCGAAGGCGACTCGGTCGTCACGATTGGACCGCGGTGCCATGTCGCATGCTGGGATGCCGACACGGGAGCGTGTCGATGGTTGTTCAGCATGGTACAGAGGTACGGCAGTGAGGAACGCCAATGGTACACGGGACAATGCCCGTTGATCGATCAAGGTCGTGTGATTTTGGCTCCTTGTGGCAAAGAGGCGCTGATGGTCGCTCTTGATCTGCAAACGGGTGACGAGATCTGGCGATCTCCCAACCCCAGGGCTTGGCGAATGTCGCATTGTTCGATCATGCCGATTGAGTTCACCGCGGAAGACGAAGCGTCTTCGGAACGAATGTATGTCTACTGTGGCACGGGCGGTACCGTGGGTGTTTCGGCGAACGAAGGCAAGTTGCTCTGGGACGAGACATCTTGGGACGAGCATTTCGCCACCAGCCCCTCACCGCTGGGACTTCCCAAGAACAAGATCTTCTTATGCAGTGGTTACGATTCCATTGGTGCGATGTACCTGCATTTAGAAAAGTCTGGCGATACGATGGTTGCCAAACCAGGACCGGAGCTCGATCGAAAACAATTCAACTCCGAGCAACAAACTCCAATGCTTTACGAAGGTCATTTGTTTGGCATTCGTAAACATCGCGGAGGCCAATTTGTTTGTATGGACTTGGATGGAAACGAAGTTTGGAATAGCGGTCAAGACAAATTCGGCAATGGTCCGTATATGATCGCAGACGAGTTGATTTTGATGCTCTCCGACGAAGGTCGTTTGGTTGCTGCCGAGGCAACCGCCGAAGCGTACAAGCCGCTTTGGGAGATGGAAGTTTTCGATCATGGCAACGAAGCATGGGGACCGATGGCGATTGCATCTGGCCGACTCATCGTTCGCGATTTGACGAAGATGGCATGTTTGGATTTGCGTCGCGACCCTCCGTAG